tctacaaaagacaattaattgctatatctataaaaaatcttacaaatATGACAACTATTTTCCATGCTATTTTGAAGTAAGCTgtgttgataaaattaaaatggagtAGGAGGTTCTCAATTTCATGTAAACTGTTTTATCTGCATCTAAATGTTTCTGGTTAAGGTTATTTTTACAATGCAAGATTTCTGTTGTTTTATTGGCATTGGccaaactttaatttaaaaaaaattcactgaataataataaaacatggtCCTAATTTTGGTATAGGCATAAAGTCTAGACTAGACAAGGTGCTATAGatggaattaaaattatattttcattcctGTAAAACTTGAGCCAATCTGTATGATTCATGAATGTGAATTTAAAACCTTAATAACATTcctagaattttaaatatatataaacaaatagtgTAAAACTCATGTCTATTTTCTCTTTGATTTGAATGAGAACACATTCAAGAAAAATTCTTCAATGAATGACAAAGCATTTAGAAATTTATactataaaagtttattgagAAAATATTACCATCAGACCCATAATTCAGCTTTCATAGGTAACTACTGTAATTGTTTACTCACAGTAAAtgaagattaataaaattttatatgctTAAAGTTATTATCtgggtttaaaaaaaacttactgaTTGGGGAATGTGAACATATCTTACATTTCTtgcatgaataaaaatattttccaatgAGTATTCATTGCCTCGGGGATCACAAAACACAGCATTAGATAGAGATATGTTCATGtatctgtaaaaataaatatagattatatcTTACCATCTACttggtaaaaaaaacaattttacataGGGTTATAGTATGGTGTTTAATTAGATATAGTCttcaaatacatacatatttgcataaacttttaaatactaaCCCATCTACAGATGTTAGTTGTCCACACACACATGAATCATTCCGAAGATCAACAGTTAtgcttttattttctaatgacttgattaaacataacaatgtGTTGTGATAAGAGAATTTCTCTTTGGATTTaccaataaacattttaaatattcttaataggcTGAAACCAACATAATAGGGTCTTAAtcaaaatacaatagaaattTAACCATTTATTTCACTAATTActacattatatacaatttttgaatgaatctattatttaataatgactAATCTTTCATCtggttttgattttaattccAATTCTGCTTTTGTTAGTGACCAACTGTCACCCTCATTTATAGCCCAGAAAAAATAACTTCCTCTATCTTTTGCTCCAGTTACTGGCACTTTAAATCTAGCAAGTTTTTGGTCACAATAATTATTCTCAGTATCTGTAATTTTAAAGCGCTTATCTTTTATTGGTTCTCCTAAGTGGTAAACAGCACCCGGATGAGATCTAAGTTTTTTCAATGCAACCTTATAGTAGTCCATTGCCCGCACTTTTTCTATGAGTTTATTCTGTAGATAAAAGCCAGTACTAGCAACGATTAACCCGCCAATAGCGGCAATTTGCACAAGTTTGGAATTAGACACGTTTTTCATAACTATTCATGTATATTTACTTACAAGCACGATTAAATCGCTAGTAAAATGGTATAGCAGTACTATGTAGTCACGTAAGTTGACAGTATAGCAGTTCTATATAGTTGTATTTTTAGGTATACCTGTGACTATGtagaaatacaaaatagaggtaaattagaagaaataacaaatatcTATAGTGTAAGctcttaacaaatatatatattcattacaaATCATTTAGTTAATTGCACCAACTGAGACTATGTAAATTGTTATCAGGTTTTAGTACTGTCACACATTTGAGATTTCGTAgaggtaaaataatattatagtaaaatttgTGCTGTCAACTGTAATGTACTCTATGGTTTAAGCATGCGGTGCGATTCAATACGCGAGTCAGACTTAGCGCTAATTCTGGCTTTCGTACGTCAAACATCTATAGTGGATTTCgtattaagtttttgtttctatttggcaaaaaattataaaatgatatttttatgggAATATAATTAGCTCTCATCTTTCACGATTAtcagaaatatttcttaaatcaatGCCACTTATTCTATTTGGTACAtgacatttgacatttgaAATGAAAACTCATAAAATGtagatatttttaactgtCATATGATTGTCAGCTGCCATATTCTACACGACTGACGAAtagttatattgtaataagtagatgttatatttcttattggTTCCTTTcttaattcttattatttaaaggaaatatataaaaaaattacgaggAATTAAGATCTACTTCAAGTATATTCTGAAATATGAcaaggaaatatttaaattaagaaaatattattaagacgTGGAAGCAAAATTTTGTTACGACTTGTATTAGTGTTGTGAAGGGTATATGATATCAAAAtgttcaaaaaatttaaagataagCTAGCAGAAGAAGTGAAATCTTCGCCACAACGAATACAACAGTTTGCACAAGCTGCTCAGGTCAGTATACGCACTTTACAAACACATTAGACTACATTCTCCTTATTCTATCagcaaattattttcttacagGCTGCTGTGACATCAGCCTCAAGTAGTATATCTGATATCACCAACAATGACCTATTTTCCATAGAAGATAGTGGTGAGTagcattattttaatgtttttcctTTTCATTAGTGATCAAGTTCTGAAAtatgaaagaaatatttagtaacattttaaaaatgtcataTTTCTTCAGaagcaattaatttttttttatcaaagccTAAACCAATAGGTTAAACATGGATAGATATtcatatattgattttttttattttaaaagcatgAATTGagtgtaaaaattattaaaaatttcagaTAATTCAACTAAAACTCAATTGTCAAACAGTCAGCCTAGTGCAAGTCAGAACTTAAATCAATCTACGCAAAGTTCTGCAGATTTTGCAGACTTTTCAATGGGTTTTGAGGtatcttatattttgttattaatttatttacacttcattacatttatagaaaaacaaattatatatcatataaaaattataatagagGCAATGACCTTATTGCTGACAAGTGATCTGTTCCAGGTAAACCTAGTAACAATAGTAGAAAACAAaccaaaaaagaaatatgataTGTGTAAAGTGCAAGAAGTGCTGTACcaaatcttataataaaattataaaatcactCAGCGAAAtcgaaaatattacaaaaaccaattaataaagtaaactaaaaagcttatattacaaattcatGAATTGCCATgcaatacaatagaaaaataaatactaaagtcACCATTTAGCAGGATAGGAACAGAAATGTTTGTGTAGAaggaattttaaaagatgttaaGGAGTTAGCCAATCATATGGAGTCGGGCAGCATATTCCACAACTTAATGGTGGAgattctaaataaattgtctaaaaGAAATGAGAGGATAGGACATAACAGTTATAAGGACTTGATAAttcgaatttatttttaagaggtAGTTTTGGGATTGAAAAGAATGAGCATAGAAGTGGAAGGAGATGAGAGTCTCTGAGCGGAAATTTTTCAAGGTTTGGTGAATAAAGGCATTACCCACACCGTCAAGATAAACGCCAGGGAGTTGAGCCCATTTAAcccttgaaataaaaaaaaaggcTTCCGATGATGATGACTTGGATCTTGGCaagattaattttaagtcCAAGGTCTTTCCTCTAATTGGCTATATTATGAAGATTATCCTCAAACGCCAGAAGAAATTTATCCAGTGTATGTAAACAAGCACTGTCAAGGAGTTAATGAAGATAACAAATAGAAGGGGCGACGTACGACACCCTGCGGAACACTAATACTTACATTAATCAGACTGGAATGTAGCTCACAAAATAATCACTAGTGAAAAAGTAACGTGGGCAATCAACTCCTTCCTATCATTTAAAGCGGCTGGCTTGGATGGCATCTTCCCAGGTCTACTAAGATGGAGTGGGAACCTTCTGGTGGACTATCTTGTCTCAATCTTCCGAGCATGCATAGCCCACCGATACATACCTTTGAAATGAAGGGAAGTGAAAATCACATTCATCCCAAAACCAGGCAGAGAGGATTATACCCAGGCGAAATCCTTCAGACCCATAAGCCTCACTTCATTCTTTCTAAAACTTTGGAGAGACTAGGAGATCTGGAGATACGCAGCCGTGTATCGCTATCCAAATCAACATGCCTTCAGCCCAGGCAAATCAACGGATTCATCACTCCACAACGTTGT
This region of Pieris brassicae chromosome 13, ilPieBrab1.1, whole genome shotgun sequence genomic DNA includes:
- the LOC123717693 gene encoding cytochrome c oxidase assembly factor 1 homolog, which gives rise to MKNVSNSKLVQIAAIGGLIVASTGFYLQNKLIEKVRAMDYYKVALKKLRSHPGAVYHLGEPIKDKRFKITDTENNYCDQKLARFKVPVTGAKDRGSYFFWAINEGDSWSLTKAELELKSKPDERLVIIK